AAAATCTCACGGGCCCATCCGTAGCGGCTGACAGGACCGGGCGGCCCAAGGTGGAGGAGCGGCGGCACGGTCTCATTCGCGACCATCAGGTCGCTAAGCTTCAGTAGGTGGGCGGCCAGCGCATCGACATGGGTCGGGCGGCCATATTCATCATCGACGAGTTGAAGGTGATCGCGCTGCGCTGCGACAGCGAGGATCTTGCTGATGAAGCTTTCGCCTTCGCTTGAAAACAACCAGCTGACGCGCGCGGTGCACTGGCGGCCCCCTGCTGCGCGGACCGCGAGCTCCCCATTGAGCTTGCTCTGACCGTAGACAGAGTTGGGCGCGGGCTCTGCCTGCTCGGTCACGGGCTGATCCGGATTGCCCTGGCTGAACACCATGTCCGTCGAGATATGGATGAGGGGAATGTCGTCTTCTGCGCAGACCTCAGCGATGAGGCCAGCACCTTTGGCGTTTATCTCGTGGGCGCGATCAGCCTCTGCCTCAGCGCCGTCGACATTGGTATAGGCCGCGGCGTTGATGATGAGCACGGGACGCGATTGGCGAACGGCCTGCGCGATTGAGTCCCGGTTCGTTATGTCGAGCCCGTCTCGGCCCGGCGCATTGCAGCCGAGGCGGCCAAGCGCCCGGCCCAGCCGCCCGGCGCCTCCGGTGACGAGGATAGCGTTCGAGTCCATCAGCCTGCTTGCGTGAATGGAGATTTCAGCGCGCCGAGGTCTGGCCAGTCGTGGTCGCGTCTGGAGAGGGTGACGTGTTCCCTGATTGGCCAGTCGATGCCCGAGCCGGCTCCGTTCCAGAGAAGACCGCCCTCGGTTTCCGGCGCGTAGTGATCGGTGACCTTGTAGTAGACGAGCGTATCAGGATCGAGCGTCTGGTAGCCATGGGCGAAACCGGCCGGGATGTAGAAGGCTTGCGGCTGGTCATTGCTCAGCACCAGGCAAACCGATTTGCCATAGCTCGGCGAGCCGGTGCGGATGTCGACGATCGCATCGAAGATCCTACCGCGAATGACCTGGATGAGCTTTGCCTGCGCATGGGGAGGGGCCTGGAAATGCAGCCCGCGTGTCGTGCCGATCTCGGCGGAGAAGGCGTAATTGTCCTGAACCCAGTCTTCCTTCGGCAGGCCAGCGTCTTTCCAGTCGCGGGCATTCCATGATTCGCAGAACCAGCCGCGCTCATCGCCTGCGCGTTTCAGGTTGAGCAGGGCGGGCCCGGATATGGAAAAAGTCTCGACAGACGTGATTGGCATGGCGCTTGATTGCCTTCACCGCAGCTAAGGTCAAGCCATCGCAGGTTGCAATCTGGGGTGTGTCACGCCTAAAGGCTTGGGACGATTTTTGGAGGGAAACGCGTAGATGACGATCTCTATCAAACCGGTGGTTTTGTGCGGGGGGAACGGGACACGGCTGTGGCCGCTGTCGACGCCGCAACATCCAAAGCAGTTTCTCAACCTGCTCGGTGCCTCATCAATGCTGGAAGTGACGCTGGCGCGGGTTCAGGGGAACCCTGTCGACGGCCTGTCCTTCACCCAGCCCATGGTGATCGGAGCTGAACGTCATGGGCAACTGATGGGCGGTCTTTCTGGCAACGCCGACATATTGATGGAGCCTGTCGGGAAGAACTCAGCTGCGCCCGTGGCGGCGGCGGCCCTTTCAGCGGACGTCGATGATCTCGTCCTCATCCTTCCGGCAGACCATGACATTGCAGACCTCAGCGCATTTCACCGCGCGATCCTTGCTGGTGCGAAAGCGGCAAAGTCGGGCAGTGTCGTGACTTTCGGGATTATCGCGGAAACGCCTGCGACCGGCTATGGCTATATCGAAGCGGCCAGCAAATCCGGCGAGGTGATCGACGTCGTGCGCTTCGTTGAGAAGCCGGATCTCGAGACAGCCAAATCCTATATCGCTTCGGGCAATTTCTTCTGGAATGCCGGTATCTTCCTGTTCCGTGCGGGCGACATGATAGAGGCGTTCAAGGCGCATGCGCCGGACATTCTGGACGCGGTCAGCGCCGCCATGCCAAAATCGAAGCAGGGCACGGCCGCAAGCTTTGATACGGCTGCCTTCGAGGCATGTCGCTCACAGTCAATCGACTATGCCATCATCGAGCATCATGACGACCTGAAAGTCGTGCCCGTCGATATGGGGTGGAGCGATATTGGTGACTTCCAGGCACTGTGGGAGCGCTCGGAGAAAGATGAGAATGGCAATGTTCTCATCGGCAATGTCAGGGCGATCGACTGCAAGAACTGCTATATCCGCGCGACCGATACCTCGATTTCGGTGGCGGGCCGCGAGAATACGGTGATCGTTGCAGCGGGCGGCGAGATGCTTGTCTGCGACATGCACACAGTCCAGTCGGTCAAGGAGCTGGCGAAGGCCTGAGGCTTCGGCGCCGACATTTAAAATGAGAAAAGGCGGACCGTGAGGCCCGCCTTTTTCAATTCTGGTTCTGGAAGGTATCAGCGTGTCGGCTGGGAGACTTCCGGATTGATCTCGATCAGGTTGACCACATAGACCAGCGACGCATCTGGCGGCACGAGGTCATCCAGGCCAGCATCGCCATAGGCGAGCGGCGGCGGGAGGTGACCGATCAAGACGTCGCCTTCCTTCATCAGGCTGAGAAGCTGGGCGAAGCCCGGGATGAGGTCACCTGCGCGCACGACGAGCGGCGTCTGACGGCCCCAGGTCGAGGCGACGAGGGCGCCGTTCTCTGCGAGGCGGGCTTCATAGTCGATGGCGACGAGGTCGTCAGCGCGTGGGTTGGGCCCGTCGCTTTCGCCGTCCTCGATCTGGAAATAGGTGAGGCCAGATGGCTGGCGCTGGATGCCTTCGCGCGAGCGGTCCCAAGGCAGGAAGTCTTCCCAGACGGCCGCCGACACGCCTGATGGCGGTGGGAGGCTTGCGACTTCCTCGGCGTTCAGGAAGCCGTCGAGGCGGATCTTGAAGACGAGGTCGGAATTTGGCGGGATGGCCGCGCTTGGTGACGCGCCGCCATAGGCAAGCTCTGCCGGGATGTAGGTCATCCACTCATCGCCTGGCGTCATGCGCTTCAGGATTTCAGTCCAGCCAGCGATGACCTGGTCGATCACGAAGATAGCCGCTTCACCGCGGTCATAGGAGCTGTCGAACTTGGCGCCGGTTTCTTCGAGATAGCCCTCATAGGCGACGATGACCGTTGCGCCATCGAGAGGTGGTTCGCGGTCTTCGGGGCCTTGTGCGATCTCGATCCAGCGAAGGCCTTCTTCAGTGGTCTGCAGGCCTGCGCAATTGGTCGGGAAGGGCGGCTGGAACGTGCCGGAGCCGCGGCCATAGTCAGGGCAGGGCGCGCTGGCCTTGGCTGCGCGTTTTGCGGCAAGTGCCGCTTCGCTGTCAGCCGCTGCGGCCATGGGTGTATCAGTCTGGGACGCCGGGGCGGCGGTCTCACAGGCGGTCAGTACAAAGGCTGCGGCTGCGAGTCCGGTGAGAACCCTGGCAAACTGCCCATGCTTGCGTTGCGGTTGAGCCATTGTGACGCCCCCCTCCAAGTCTATCCGCAGTCTGCCTAGCAAGATTTATTCCGTTGGCAGAACATCAATCAGGTGGACCTCAAAGTTGAGGTCGGAATTTGGCGGGATCGCGCCGGGATAGCCGCGCTCACCATAGGCAATGTCCGAAGGCACATGAATCAGCCAGCGGTCGCCCGGCTTCATCAGCGCGAGGGCTTCCTGCCAGCCGGGAATGACGCCATTCGCCTGGAACATGATGGGCTGGCCGCGCTGGTAGGCGCTGTCGAACACTTCACCGCTCTCGGCAAACCGGCCTTCGTAAAGGACGACGACCGTATCATCCGGCTCCGGGCTGACGCCGTTTTCGGCGCCGCTTTCCAGAACGACGTATTCGAGGCCCGAGCCGGTCGACTGCACCGCTTCGTTAGAGGAGTCCCACGGCGTGTAGGTGCTCCACGCTTCTTCGTCGGCGGGGGGCGGCGCAAAGACCTGTTCCAGCGAGACGCGGAAGATGAGGTCGTCGCCCGGTTTGATGATGCCGTTCGGACGCGGCGTCTGGCCATAGGCAAGCTCAGACGGGATGTAGAAGACGTATTCGTCGCCTTCCGACATCAGCTGCAGGCCCTGCGTCCAGCCGGGAATGACCTGACCGACGCCAAAAATAGCCGGGCGGCCCTCATCGAAATTACCGTCAAACGTTGTGCCGTCAGTCAGGCGGCCCTCATAGAAGACCTGAACGGTCGAGCTGATGGTCGGCGACGCGCCATCTTCAGGCCCTTCACGGACGACCACATATTGAAGCCCAGACTCGGTCTCCTGAACGTTTTCTGCCTCTGGGTCCCATGGGAAGAACTCATCAAAGCTCTGCTCCTGTGCATTGCAGGCGGCCAGAAGGACCGCGCAAACGAGGCCAGAGAGAGGTTTCAACATATGGGTAGTCTCCATCAGAGGCTTTTATCTGTTTGAGTTGAGGAACTTAGGCAAGCTTTGCCTGCCTGTCACCTGCGGCTTGATGGAGCGTTCGCCTAGACCGGCTTCGCTTTCAGCGGAATCGGTCGTCGGTTTGTTTGCGCTCACGCCAGCCCGCTGAAGCTTGCCACTGGCGTGGCCTTCTCCGCCTTCATTTGATCCACTGGATCAAATGATCGCTGAGCGATCGGCTCCGAAGCTCCGCGGGTGCGGCGCATTCGCGCCGGGCTCGCCTTGCTCGCCTCCGCGTTTCCGCCGGAGTCGGAAACGCTTTAGCTGGAGCGGGGCGGATAACCTGCCCGGTCGAGCGCGTCGATGATGTCCTGCGTGTGCTGGGCATCGCGCGTTTCCATCAGGATGTCGAACTCTGCGCCCTTCGCCGGCACATCGAGCGCGATCCGGTTGTGCGAGACTTCCATGATGTTTGCGCCATTGTCGCCAATAATCTTGGACACGAGCGCCAGAAGACCCGGGCGGTCATCCCCGATGATACGGATACGGGCGAGGCGCTTTTCGCGCACAAGCGCCCGCGTCAACACAGAGGCGAGGAGGCGTGTATCGATATTGCCGCCGCAGAGAATGAGGCCGACCTTGCGTCCAGCAAACTTCTCCGGGTGAGCGAGTAGCGCGGCGAGGCCTGCAGCGCCCGCGCCTTCGGCGATCGTCTTTTCAACATCGGCGAAGAGCGTGATGGCGCGCTCGATATGCGCTTCCTCAACGAGGAGGATTTCATCGACCAGGGCCTCGACGACCTCTTTGGTGAGGTTGCCCGGTGTCTTGACCGAGATGCCCTCAGCGATGGACGCGCCGCCTGTCTTGGCTTCGCGCCCCTGAATGGCGGCCAGCATGCTGGGATACATGGACGCCTGCACGCCAACGATCTTGGTGTCAGGCTTCAGGGCCTTTGAGACGGTCGCCATGCCAGAGATCAGGCCGCCGCCGCCGATTGGCACGACGAGCACGTCGAAGTCCGGCCCATCCTCAATCATTTCGAGGGCCGCGGTACCCTGACCCGCCATGATGAGCGGATCATCGAAGGGGTGGATCCAGGTGAGGCCTTCGCGCTCGCGGACGGATTCGGCGAAAGCTTTCGCCTCATCAAATGTCTGGCCTTCCAGAAGGACGCGGGCACCAAAGTCGCGCGTATGCTGGACCTTGTTAAAGGGCGTCGTCGTCGGCATCGCAATGGTGACGGGTATGCCAAGGCGGCGGCCATGATAGGCTACACCCTGCGCATGGTTGCCGGCAGACGCAGCGATCACGCCGGCCTGCTTTTCCTCTTCACTGAGACGGGCGAGCTTGTTGAGCGCGCCGCGCTCCTTGAAGGCGGCGGTAAATTGCTGGTTCTCGAACTTCACCCAGACTTCCGCACCCGTAATCGCGCTGAGCGTCTTGGACATGCGCAGGGGCGTGCGCTCAATCTGTCCTTCAAGAACGCGGGCGGCGTCGCGTACATCGTCGAGGCTGATCGGAAGTTTCTT
This genomic interval from Thalassovita mediterranea contains the following:
- a CDS encoding NAD(P)-dependent oxidoreductase, with translation MDSNAILVTGGAGRLGRALGRLGCNAPGRDGLDITNRDSIAQAVRQSRPVLIINAAAYTNVDGAEAEADRAHEINAKGAGLIAEVCAEDDIPLIHISTDMVFSQGNPDQPVTEQAEPAPNSVYGQSKLNGELAVRAAGGRQCTARVSWLFSSEGESFISKILAVAAQRDHLQLVDDEYGRPTHVDALAAHLLKLSDLMVANETVPPLLHLGPPGPVSRYGWAREIFNVSDKYGGPAPQMTPVPGSTFPTPAERARGLVLDVTLADGLLGPMPQWQPMSASVVQNFLGKA
- a CDS encoding FKBP-type peptidyl-prolyl cis-trans isomerase, which encodes MAQPQRKHGQFARVLTGLAAAAFVLTACETAAPASQTDTPMAAAADSEAALAAKRAAKASAPCPDYGRGSGTFQPPFPTNCAGLQTTEEGLRWIEIAQGPEDREPPLDGATVIVAYEGYLEETGAKFDSSYDRGEAAIFVIDQVIAGWTEILKRMTPGDEWMTYIPAELAYGGASPSAAIPPNSDLVFKIRLDGFLNAEEVASLPPPSGVSAAVWEDFLPWDRSREGIQRQPSGLTYFQIEDGESDGPNPRADDLVAIDYEARLAENGALVASTWGRQTPLVVRAGDLIPGFAQLLSLMKEGDVLIGHLPPPLAYGDAGLDDLVPPDASLVYVVNLIEINPEVSQPTR
- a CDS encoding FKBP-type peptidyl-prolyl cis-trans isomerase, whose product is MLKPLSGLVCAVLLAACNAQEQSFDEFFPWDPEAENVQETESGLQYVVVREGPEDGASPTISSTVQVFYEGRLTDGTTFDGNFDEGRPAIFGVGQVIPGWTQGLQLMSEGDEYVFYIPSELAYGQTPRPNGIIKPGDDLIFRVSLEQVFAPPPADEEAWSTYTPWDSSNEAVQSTGSGLEYVVLESGAENGVSPEPDDTVVVLYEGRFAESGEVFDSAYQRGQPIMFQANGVIPGWQEALALMKPGDRWLIHVPSDIAYGERGYPGAIPPNSDLNFEVHLIDVLPTE
- the cpsB gene encoding mannose-1-phosphate guanylyltransferase/mannose-6-phosphate isomerase (capsular polysaccharide colanic acid biosynthesis protein; catalyzes the formation of GDP-mannose from GTP and alpha-D-mannose 1-phosphate); the protein is MTISIKPVVLCGGNGTRLWPLSTPQHPKQFLNLLGASSMLEVTLARVQGNPVDGLSFTQPMVIGAERHGQLMGGLSGNADILMEPVGKNSAAPVAAAALSADVDDLVLILPADHDIADLSAFHRAILAGAKAAKSGSVVTFGIIAETPATGYGYIEAASKSGEVIDVVRFVEKPDLETAKSYIASGNFFWNAGIFLFRAGDMIEAFKAHAPDILDAVSAAMPKSKQGTAASFDTAAFEACRSQSIDYAIIEHHDDLKVVPVDMGWSDIGDFQALWERSEKDENGNVLIGNVRAIDCKNCYIRATDTSISVAGRENTVIVAAGGEMLVCDMHTVQSVKELAKA
- a CDS encoding threonine ammonia-lyase yields the protein MSKKLPISLDDVRDAARVLEGQIERTPLRMSKTLSAITGAEVWVKFENQQFTAAFKERGALNKLARLSEEEKQAGVIAASAGNHAQGVAYHGRRLGIPVTIAMPTTTPFNKVQHTRDFGARVLLEGQTFDEAKAFAESVREREGLTWIHPFDDPLIMAGQGTAALEMIEDGPDFDVLVVPIGGGGLISGMATVSKALKPDTKIVGVQASMYPSMLAAIQGREAKTGGASIAEGISVKTPGNLTKEVVEALVDEILLVEEAHIERAITLFADVEKTIAEGAGAAGLAALLAHPEKFAGRKVGLILCGGNIDTRLLASVLTRALVREKRLARIRIIGDDRPGLLALVSKIIGDNGANIMEVSHNRIALDVPAKGAEFDILMETRDAQHTQDIIDALDRAGYPPRSS
- the rfbC gene encoding dTDP-4-dehydrorhamnose 3,5-epimerase; translated protein: MPITSVETFSISGPALLNLKRAGDERGWFCESWNARDWKDAGLPKEDWVQDNYAFSAEIGTTRGLHFQAPPHAQAKLIQVIRGRIFDAIVDIRTGSPSYGKSVCLVLSNDQPQAFYIPAGFAHGYQTLDPDTLVYYKVTDHYAPETEGGLLWNGAGSGIDWPIREHVTLSRRDHDWPDLGALKSPFTQAG